A segment of the Desulfomicrobium macestii genome:
AAAGAAGATGCTCCATTGAAAGCTCGGAGGAGTATCGAGCGCGAATGAGCTGGGCCAGCTCCTCCGGATTCTCCATGGCATATCGCCAGCCGCGCTGCACCGCGCGCAGAAAGGCCTCGACCCGCTCAGGATGTTTTTCCACCTGCTCTTCGGTCGAGACCAAACAGTCGCCGTAGAAATCCACTCCGTAATTGATGGGCCTGATGTACGCGGCGGGAACACCGCGCTCCTGCATGTGGTAGGGCTCACTGGTCAGGTAGGCGCTCATGGCGTCGACCCGTCCGGCCACAAGATCCTCGATATCCCATGAATGCGGAACCAGGGTGACGCTCTCCAGCGCAACCCCCTCGCTGACGAGCATGGCCAGACATTCCGGATCCGTTGCGGAGGTCATCATGATGCGCTTGCCGCGCAGGTCATGAGGAGAATCCAGGCGTGAATCCTTGAGCGTCATCATCACGCTTGGCGAATGCTGGAAAATGGCGGCCAGAGCGACCAGGGGGCTGCCTTCCTGGCGTTTGATGAGAATCGCCGGAGAATCCACGGCAAACTCGGCCTCCCCGGAGACCAGTCTGGCGGCCGGGTCGATACCCGGAGCCCCCTCCAGCAGCTCCACCTGCAGGCCTTCGTCCTCGAAAAACCCTTGGGACACGGCCGCGTAGTATCCGGCAAACTGAAATTGATGTCGCCATTTGAGCTGCAGCCGAACGTTCTGGGGTGAATTGGAGGCAGCGAAAACACTGTCGCAAGGCGCAAGAAAAAGACCGGCCAGAGTCAAAAAGGCAAGAATAGCCGACAAAAGGGAAAAAGGCCCCATTACGGTCCTTGGGATAAGACAAACTGAGCAGAAATATGTACGCATAAGGCAAAACTTAACATTCCGACACAACGGGTCAAGAACAAACACGCGCCCCTTCCCGGCCGGGCGGGGAAACAATTTCCTGATGACCGCCGCAAACTTCCCGTGTAGGCGAGGCCAGACGCTTTTCACCAAGGACTGGACTGATGACCAACAACGACATTCTGCGCCGATTGCGCTATGCATTGAACCTGGACAACGCCGGCGTCATCCGGCTCTTTACCCTGGGCGGGCACGGACTGAGCCAGGAAGATCTCGATCTCCTGCTCAAGAAGGACGACGAACCGGGCTTCGTGGACTGCCCGGACGTGCTGCTGAGCGCGTTTCTGGACGGACTGATCACCTCCAGACGCGGCGCCCGGGAACTGGCCCCCGAAACGGCCGAGACGCTGAACAACAACCTGATCCTGCGCAAGATCCGCATCGCGCTCGAACTCAAGGACTCGGACATGATCCGCATCCTGGACGCAGGCGGCATGGAAATCTCGAAATCCGAACTTTCCGCCCTCTTCCGCAAACAGGGGCATCGCAATTTCGTGTACTGCCGGGATCAGCTTTTAAGAAAATTTTTGAGCGGGCTTGCGAAAATCTCGCGGGAGGAACTTTCATGATTGAATTCGGCAAAACCGCGACCCTCAAGGTCATGAAAATGGTCACGGGCGGAGCCTATCTCGACGGCGAAAACCTGGGCGAGGTCTTCGTGCCCAAGCGCGAGCTTCCGGCGGGCACGGCCGTTGGCGACAGCTTGAGCGTCTTTTTGTACCGGGACTCCGAGACCGTGCTCACGGGCAGCGTAAGCAAGCCCAAGGCCGAAGTCGGCCAGTGCGCCTTCATGAAGGTCGTGGCCGTGACCAAGTCCGGAGTCTTCGTGGACTGGGGCCTGCCCAAGGACCTCTTTGTCCCGTCAAGCGAGCAGTACAAGGCGCTGGAGGAAGGCCGCTCCTACGTCATCCTCGTGTACATCGACGAACGCACCGGCCGTCTGGCGGGCACGGCCAAGCTCCACTCCTACCTGAGCGAAGAGGGGGAAGGATTCAAACCGGGTCAGGAAGTTGATCTGCTTATCAGCGGTTTTTCGGAACTCGGTTTCAAGGCCGTGATCAACAACACGCATCTCGGACTGGTCTTTCGCGACGACGCACCCGGCGAGTTGCGCTATGGCCAGCGCATGAAGGGCTTCATCAAGGCCATCCGCCCGGACGGCAAGATCGACCTGTCCCTGCTGCCTCCCGGCAGGTCCGGCCTGGACATGCTGGCCGACCGCATTCTGGCCCATCTGGCGGCATGCGGAGGAAGCACCGACCTGACGGACAAAAGTCCGGCAGAATATATCGCCGCCGCCTTCGGGGCCAGCAAGTCCAACTACAAAAAAGCCCTGGGCCGCCTCTACAAGCAAAAGAAAATCAGCATCGAGCCGGACCGGATCGTGCTGCTCTGAACCTTCAGCTAACGGCGCAGGACCACAGGGATCAACGCAAAAGAGCCGCAGGAATTTTCCTGCGGCTCTTTTGCGTTTCATGAAGCGGGAATGGCGCCGGCCCGCTAGCCTCGGCGATCCACCAGATCCTGCAGCGGCTTGGGCAAAATTCCTCTCAATTTCAGGGAAATGGATTTTTCGTGGCGCTGCCAGATGATGCCAAGCCAGATCACGCCAAGCCCAATGACGGTCAGCACGAAAGGAAAGAGCAGGCTGTCCTTGAAAACGTTCCAGGACAGGTAGCCCAGATAGCCCGCAGCGCCCAGGCCACCGAAAACGGCGAAAACCCTGCGTCGTAGCGCCGCGCCGCAGAAGATGAGCAGCATGTTGACGCAG
Coding sequences within it:
- a CDS encoding CvfB family protein translates to MIEFGKTATLKVMKMVTGGAYLDGENLGEVFVPKRELPAGTAVGDSLSVFLYRDSETVLTGSVSKPKAEVGQCAFMKVVAVTKSGVFVDWGLPKDLFVPSSEQYKALEEGRSYVILVYIDERTGRLAGTAKLHSYLSEEGEGFKPGQEVDLLISGFSELGFKAVINNTHLGLVFRDDAPGELRYGQRMKGFIKAIRPDGKIDLSLLPPGRSGLDMLADRILAHLAACGGSTDLTDKSPAEYIAAAFGASKSNYKKALGRLYKQKKISIEPDRIVLL
- a CDS encoding YehS family protein — encoded protein: MTNNDILRRLRYALNLDNAGVIRLFTLGGHGLSQEDLDLLLKKDDEPGFVDCPDVLLSAFLDGLITSRRGARELAPETAETLNNNLILRKIRIALELKDSDMIRILDAGGMEISKSELSALFRKQGHRNFVYCRDQLLRKFLSGLAKISREELS